One stretch of Paroedura picta isolate Pp20150507F chromosome 13, Ppicta_v3.0, whole genome shotgun sequence DNA includes these proteins:
- the GPR50 gene encoding melatonin-related receptor: MLDGNGTCSGCRFSPGQARHSLAAVLIFTIVVDVVGNGLLIASVLRNPKLRNAGNLFVVSLSAADLVVAVYPYPLILSAIFHNEWTMGHIHCQISGFLMGISVIGSIFNITAIAVNRYCYICHSLWYDRLFNLKNTYCYLCLTWLLTLVAIVPNFFVGSLQYDHRIYSCTFAQTVSQSYTIAVVAIHFIIPLSIVTFCYLQIWILVIQVKHRVRQYCKQRLRAADIRNFLTMFVVFVLFAVCWGPLNFIGLAVSINPSKIVPQIPEWLFVASYFMAYFNSCLNAVIYGLLNQNFRDEYKRILFALWTPRLLFVDVSKGGTEGKKRKPSPEVTSNNSNQAEMDL; the protein is encoded by the exons ATGTTGGACGGCAACGGGACGTGCTCGGGCTGCCGCTTCTCCCCCGGCCAGGCGCGCCACTCCTTGGCCGCCGTGCTCATCTTCACCATCGTGGTGGACGTGGTGGGCAACGGGCTGCTGATCGCCTCGGTGCTGAGGAACCCCAAGCTCCGCAACGCCG GCAATCTTTTTGTCGTCAGTTTGTCTGCGGCAGACCTCGTGGTGGCAGTCTACCCTTACCCGCTCATCTTAAGTGCCATCTTCCACAATGAATGGACAATGGGTCACATTCACTGCCAGATCAGTGGCTTCCTCATGGGCATAAGCGTCATTGGTTCCATTTTCAACATCACAGCCATAGCAGTCAACAGGTACTGTTATATTTGCCACAGCCTCTGGTATGACAGACTCTTTAATCTGAAGAACACCTACTGCTACTTGTGCCTGACGTGGTTGCTCACGCTGGTGGCGATCGTGCCAAACTTCTTTGTGGGCTCCCTGCAGTATGATCATCGGATTTATTCCTGCACTTTTGCTCAGACGGTCAGCCAGTCGTACACCATCGCTGTGGTAGCCATTCACTTCATCATCCCTCTATCCATAGTGACCTTCTGCTACCTCCAGATTTGGATTTTGGTGATCCAAGTCAAACACCGGGTGAGGCAATACTGTAAGCAGAGGCTGAGAGCAGCGGACATCCGGAATTTCTTGACTATGTTTGTGGTGTTTGTTCTCTTTGCAGTTTGTTGGGGGCCGTTGAACTTCATCGGCCTGGCTGTCTCCATTAATCCTTCCAAAATTGTACCGCAGATTCCAGAGTGGCTTTTTGTAGCGAGCTACTTCATGGCTTACTTCAACAGCTGCCTCAATGCCGTGATATACGGCCTTCTCAACCAGAACTTCCGGGATGAGTACAAAAGAATTCTGTTTGCTCTGTGGACTCCCCGGCTCTTGTTTGTTGACGTGTCCAAAGGTGGGacggagggaaagaaaaggaaaccatCTCCAGAGGTGACAAGCAACAATAGTAATCAGGCTGAAATGGACTTGTGA